The genomic segment GTGAAGCAGAAATCAGAAGTTCAGTcaggtaatgtgtgtgtgtttcccccccccccccccccccccccccaggcttcAGCTCTGTTGTCCATATCCTACTACAGctcccctctgctcctctgctacCTGTACAAGAAAGGTAGGTTGTATGATGGTTGTTCGAGGAGAGCCAGattaattcaaatcaaatcaaatgtaattTCTAAAGCCCGTAATGACAAATCACAAGGTGTCTCATAgggtttaacaaggtgcaacatcctctgttgtTAACCCGCATGAAGAGAAagggaaaaactacaaaaaactttattttaacagggtaaaaaaaacgtagaaacctcagagacagacacatgtgagggatatGTAACTGAGACCATCAGCAAAACAATAAgaacattgattagaagaaacagtttgtagcatACTGGAAAAcatgtgtcaatgtttaaagtatttgtacatgaagggagcagcaattaaaaatgtattgagcAGATATTTACAGTAATGGTAGTATTGTATGTCAAGCAGTCTGGTTGTAAACATCATCCCCGATCAGATGCCACCACCATTAGCATCCACCATTGGAGTCCACCAAATCAGCAAAGGATTCACTGGTTCCAGCTCACCAGTGTGAGGATGTGCTGCATTTGCCCATTTTACAGCTCTGCAAATTGAATATCAGTCTTGCTCAGGCAAAACAAGGCACCAGACATCAAACTGAGGAATATACATTTATAGAAATAGTTTATCGAAGCCTAAGTTATGACATTTAATCAAAGAGATGCTGTTCCAAAGATGGACAGTTTTAGTTGTGGAAAGAGACAATGGTCAATGGACTATGGACGgtatattttctgtcttttcaaccACTCTACTCTTTACAGAACAAGTGACCTTCATCCATTCACGCAAACATTTGTACAGTGCtttcattttcatattcatactCGGTCAAGGGTTCAGGGTCTtccccaaggacacttcagagtGCAGCCTGTATGAGTTGAGGATCGAATCTCACATCCTCCTGAGCCTAATATGGTCATCATTTATTGACTTTTACACATGGCTGAAAATTCTATAGTCAAGGATTCAGAGCAAGCTGTTatgaaaaaggtttaaaaagtaCAGGATACAGaatttggtttaatgttaaTGCTCAGTAGACCTCAGAAAATAGCCTAAATAATATAATGtgatttttataaaatatctAGATTAATACATAAAATCCTGATAAAATCAACCTCATTGCCTAGTGTTACTCTCATAAACATCCCAGCTTTGAGAAAATGAGGCCCTTTCTGAGGCCCTTTCTTTTTTGTAGTGAGGCTTTCTAGTCTCGGTCACATGTGTTGGACATGAACTGCACATCAATAGGAAGTAATAATGTAAGGTTTGTGTTCTAATCCTTAATGTATAATTGAGGTCTGGATATTGATATGCACGTGGTTGCAGGGCAGATGTAAGCCTGTAAATCTTTGTGTTGGTGCATGTTAATGAAGCTCGGCCCTGGCAGAGatgtgggggggctgtgtggaCGTCTGTGTAACTGTTGCTGTTTGTGCTTTTAGGTTACATCTGCAGCAGTAAGGTGGTCCCAGTGAGTCAGTATTTGGGAACCGTGGCGGTGTGTCTCCTAGGAGTGGCCTGTCTAAGAGGTGAGGCTATAGATTTCCACTGATCCACGGCCTGTGACTAATTCAATAAATCTATCATCGATATGATGTTGGCCAATAAAATGTAATCAACACTGAGTCAGTTGGACAAGGTGTACAGCCAACAATCATAGGAAACACACGCTTGAGGCTTTgcagcaatgtgtgtgtgtgtgtgttttgtgatgtgttcTTCTATCTGTTAATCTTAGCTTTTCCCTTCTCTTCGTTTcatctctccttttcctcccccCCAGGGTTGGGGAGATGGAAGAACTCGGAGTATGTTCAGTTTATCTCTAttctcaaagaaacaaaacaaaatcacactcaaACAAATAAGGTGAGGTCTTTGAAACACAAAGTAAGAATTCACCTTGAAGACTAACTTGCTCTTTGAACTAGTTCCTCAGAATTTAACTTGAAGCCTGATTCTTTATTGTTTGTTCTCTCACAAAGAAAAAGCTGAGGTGTTACGACTTTGACTTCTCACACTGGCCTTCGGATTTCAGCTGGACAGAAGTCAGCAATCCGTACGTTTTCGCTCTTGTATCCATTATATCCAAATGGCTTTGTGTTCGCTGtaattcttttaaaaaaacgagtTAATTCACTGTACTGTGAAGTTAACTGCCTGAATCCACTGAATGTCAAATGGTTTATGGCTCCTTTGTTTCATTGTAAGCCTTTGACTCTGTGCGTGACAGGAAACTGTCCAAAGCTGGTGTTTCTCTGCTGAAGCCCGAGCCCAGAttaagaggagcagcagacagtTTCTTCAACTCCGTGCGCACTCTACCATGTCACATCATCAGGTAAACGCATTTCATACTGCAGGACCCCAAAATACAGGCAGGAGAGGATTGCATCTTCTTTTTTCCAGTCAAATACAAAGTATGTGTTCAATGGTGCAACGGTGTCATCACATCtactctcttcctctgcagttATCTTATTGTTCACTCATTCGGGAGGAGGATGCTGTACCCTGGCTCTGTGGGTTTACTGCAGAGAGCCATGAGACCCATGCTCCAGCAAGGCCAGGCTAAGCTGGTCGAAGAggtaaacacatacacacctttGAACTGTCAATAAGCGTTTCAATAAATACCTATCACCATCAATTTCCCTCTATTTTGTCACAGTTTGATGGCCAAAGGAACAAGCTTGTGGCTTGTGATGGGAATGAGATCGACACAATGTTTGTGGACCGAAGGAGAGAAGGGGAACCAAACAGCCAAACTCTGGTAAATGTCTCCAATGATTTCATGGTTTTTTTGTGTCTTGGGCAAATTCCAGGGTCCAACAAAACTTCTGTTACATGAAACGCATTACAGACTGTTCCTGAAATGTATGAATTGTGCCACAGGTCATCTGCTGTGAGGGGAACGCTGGCTTCTATGAGGTGGGCTGCATGAACACTCCACTGGAGGGTGAGGAAtagttttatattaatgttctATTGGTCTGAAACGGTTGTATTTGTCGGATCGGATTTAAAGCCTCTGTTGATGTGTTCTGTAGGTGGATACTCAGTGCTGGGCTGGAACCACCCCGGCTTTGGAGGCAGTACGGTGAGCAGTGTTGTCACAGTTAATGCCACATCTCAAGCTTAACCGGCATCagattactgtgtgtgtgtgtgtgtgtgtgtgtatgtgtgcgcttGCACGCAGTTTCACTTATTCTAAACCAACAATGTGAAAACAACAGGATGTCGACATTCTGGTTTCGGTTTGACAGAATTGCGAAACAGGGTCGGTTAAGTGCCATGGTAGATGATATCAGTGGAGtggaataaaatattttaaagctgTTAACCCTTTAGAGGTACATGTTGTCTTACAGTTTGTGGCTTGAGTTCTATgccaaattttttattttattttccactttCCAGGGAGTACCATTACCCCAGAATGAGGCCAATGCCATGGATGTCGTGATCCAGTTTGCGACACATGAACTGGGCTTCCAGCTCAACGACATAGTCATATATGCCTGGTCCATAGGAGGATTTGCAGGTACACAAGAACAAGACATGATCAGCATGTTAATGCTGTAAATGTTACTCATCCTATTCTGCTCGTTCTTACTCTTCATTTTCTGTCCCTCTTTCTCCCGATTCCCCCAGCCACCTGGGGCGTGATGTCATACCCAGAGATCCAATCAATAGTGTTGGACGCCACGTTCGATGACCTCCTGCCGCTGGCCCTCAAGGTCATGCCCAACAGCTGGAGTGAGTTCTAGAAGGTCATGAACTTAACTCTGCGTCTGCTAGTTTTATTTCAATAACTGAGACATCTGTGTTCTCCCTCAGGACCGCTGGTGCAGCACACAGTCAGGCAGTACATGAACCTGAACAACGCAGACCAGCTTCTTAAGTGAGTGGGAGAAGTTTAGAGTGAAACTAATCATCATTGGAATATGATGATGCATCATTGAACAATATAATGTGATGATGTGGTTAATGACTCATacgactcctcttcctcaagaTACCAGGGACCAGTCCTGCTGATCCGGAGAACTAGAGATGAGATCATCACCACAACGTAAGTCCCCACAGTCCGTCTGTCAATCATCTGTCAGTAAACATTGCAGCACAGTGCATTTTACTTTTGGTGGAACATTATGTGCAATTTATGCAGGAAGTGTTTGGATAAGATTAAAATGTTACCAGAAGCTTGTAAAACTGGCACCTGATAGATTTTATGACATTCACTGTTCTGCAAAGCTATTTACAACTGCCTCAACAAACTACTACTGATAAGATGATGAGCTAAGAGTAACTGTTATCTGACATACCTTCCTTTAAGAAAACGTTCACAGCAAAGATCTAAGTGTTTTCAGAAAGAAACTGTATGAATGGCATAGAATAACTCGAATGTGCCTCAGTAGAGCGTATACCTCCagcaacagtccccttatgaaactacatttacattcacCAGATCCAggtttttgtttctattttaactTTAACACACTCATATCAATCCCTTGCTTTTCTAAAAAccagatccataaattattctcttaagaaatcaaggaaaatgttgaaaaatgccatatctcataatgttaaagaaagtgtcaAAAGAAATTCTGCTTCTGCATCAAATTGTAATGAGTTCTTCCCCAGGTCTCATCCCTCCTCAAAATGTCATTGAAAGTGGTTTAtagtttttacataatcctgggaaacaaacaaacaaaaaacaacaacctcttCCGCTCACCACCGTTGTGGCTTCGCAGAGGGAAAAAATCTGTAAATTTACTCCCAACACATTACCAGTAAGATGTTTCCTGTTCTCCAGGGGTCCAGAGGACGTCATGTCCAACAGAGGCAACGACCTCCTGCTCAAACTGCTACAGTCCAGGTGAGTCTCATCAATGTTTAATCTCAACAGTCAACAACTTTTGAATCTGCTCCGTTTACTTGGACTTGCTGAGTGACATGTTTCCTTTGCAGGTACCCTAAAATAATGACGGAGGAAGGGATCAGAGCTGTCAGACATTGGCTGGGAGCCTCCAATACCATAGAGGAAGGTGAGTGTGTTCACACCATTACTatttcatagactgtataaagagATGGACAACATGGCAGATTCccaaaagtggagccaaagcttctcaatcaccccctggtggttggctgcagtatgggtcataaaTTCCCCTTCCtctgtgttagtggatgggTCACAAACCCAAAacaatttagatttattttctcaacaatttttttttaggtAGCTCttttcacactgatgtatgttcaagtgttgaTTGTTGCggtaggtttggttttaattagttgcTATAAAACATGACAGGGAGAATTTGCTACCGTGGCTCCATTCCCGATCACTACTAAGCAAACTGCCATTTGGGCTTCATTGAGATGTGTGGTCTATCTTAATATCAAGTCTATGGTTGGATTCATTAATTAATGCTTTTAACTCTGTCAGGTTAGTGTAGAACAGAATAAATGAAAGGACAAGCGCAGCAGTGTGTAACAGCAGCTCACTCTCGCCCTGCAGCAACTGTGTACAGTGGTTACCAAGTGGACGAcgactggtgtgtgtctgtgctgcagtcGTACAAGGCCGACGGAGATGCTTTGTTTCCATGGAGTGTTGGTAAGCCCCAGGTCCCTTTCACATTTAATAGGCAAATAGAACTTCAGACAGCACGGCCCTCGTAGCCACATGTATCACCTCAGTGTTCCTGTCTGCTCTGACACACTCTCACTGTTCCCAGGTGAGGATATGACTCTGGAGGGAAGGCGGCAGCTGGCTCTTTTCTTGGTAAGGAAATGATCTATTGTTAACCATGGCCTCCATCTCAGTGGGGACACTAGTTTTTCTTCCTGTCTGGGTTAAAGGGCAGCCACCTGTGGTCTTTATCTCATCATCCTGAAACAGGTTGTTGCACATACTCTGCTTTTCCCTTCGCACGTCCAAAGTCTAATTTCCTTTTCTTCAATAAGCCCCCATTTTTCTTGCTTTAGGCTTACCTTCCCCTTTCTCTCACACTCCACatcaagaaaaaaaggaaaacgtaTCACAGCTACTCGCAGACATCATTACTGCTGAGAAACACTCTCCCGGTTGCCATAGCAACCGGTTCACCTGTGCTCTCAGGTTGACTGGTGTAATATATTTCACCACGCTCAGCTTATTGAAGTCATTTAACATCAAACAAGAGGAGTGCCATCAATTACAGCTAATGCTATGCTTTCCTCCCTGGGTAATGCCTTCTGAATTGGACTTTATTCACCTCCCCATGTAAACCCTTAAGAGACGAGAGAGATATGCCGGCAGTGAGCCAGACACACCGAGCCTAATATAATCAAGTTCTGCACTTTTTGTTCATTGCCCTCCCACACCTCTCATTCTCAATTCCTCCTCCGTCCccactctttttttctttctctctccaagGCACGGAAGCATATGCGaaactttgagacaacacactGCACTCCTCTCCCCGCCTCCGAGTTCCACTCACCCTGGAGACTGTAAAGAAAAGAGCTGGATGGATGAGAGGGAAAGAACAGTATAGGATTTGGACGGCCCGCGGTCAGCGCGTGTTCCTGGCATGTTGTGAATGTATTAGTGATTTCTCCTCCCTGCAAGAcagatttattgtcatatatTGCTTCTGTGGTGGCTTCTGAAAAGATCTGGTCTAATCTTACCCGGCCAAGAACGTATAAAATATggttcatcttttctttttaaggtTAGTGTTTAGTCATTTTTTTAAGTGTTAGTCTCCTCAAAAAGAAAGGGATGCATTTGAAGTAAGTGCACAAGCCATCACTCGCTCCTTCCATTGTTCTCTCTTGGCTGTATTTGTAAAGAAATACCTGGgaataaacatatacacaacCACAATGTAATAGAAATAATGAAGTTTAATCTTTAAAAATGCAGCCAGACAGTTTTATGcttttcaggttttattttattttctgtggccACTATCTTTCTGAACAGAGCTATGCTCAAACATGTTCTATTAAATAAGcgaaataaaatgtttgacatAAGGGACtgagtttgtttgttgcttGATGAAAGGGTTCAACAAATAGCACATTATATACTCTCACTGAAGACAATTTCCCATCTTAAGAGCTTTATTGAATTCCCCTCATAATAGGATCAACTTGAAAAATTAATATGAAAAGTAACTTGAAAGAAGTGGAAATAAATCCTGATGAAACCGCACTCAGGGGGAAGGTTGCACCATTTTTCTGAAGTTGTCCACGGCCTCCGTCACTTTCTCAAGTTCAGTTTGACTCTGCCGTAGCTGCGGAAAAAAGAAAGCGATTATTTACCAGGAGTTCACATCTTTGCACCCGGAGAAACCCTGAGGGTTAAATTCATTCCTCCCACCTTCTCTGcatcctgctcctgcaccttcGTTGGCACCTTCTCCTTGTAGTCGCTCTTCGCCATCTTTTCTCTCAGTTTCTCCATCTGTTTCTCCAAGTCGCCTTTCTTTGTCATTAGCTTCGCCACTTCCTTCTCCAAATCAATGAGACCCTGAGGGAATTAAAGATGAGGCCAAAttaatgacaaattaaaattaCAATCTGGTTATTTCAGGGGAAACAGTGGAGCAGACCTAGTTTAATAGTTTTCCTATCATATGAACCTTGATTATTAAAGAGTTAGGTACAATCATACTCTTAACTCTTATTCGGGTTAATTTAACTGATGTGGAACCTTAAGATCAAATGATATACGACTTAAGTCCCCCCCACTAGTCTATTAGCACATCACAGACGGGAGTGAACCAAACACAGTCCAGCAGATCACCGGCCCTCACCTTGAGCATAAGGTTGACAGTACATCTGTCAGAGGCAATAGCCACAGCACAGCCTTCTGGGACGGGCTGGTTGGCTGTCAGAGGGATGATGGCCTGGGAATGCGACAAGGTCTGAATCTGCAGACTGTACTGCTGCACCAGGGACGCAGTAGCAGAGTCTGTGCACTCGAGGTAGCCTGCAAGAGATGTGTGCCAAGTGAAGGTTAGGcgtcatttaattatttatataacaATATACATTAAAGATTCAATACACTGATTGTTCTACTGAGACCATTAgtgtgaagagaagagaaacagtTTAATATGTCACATGAAATGACTGCAGTAACAGGCAGTGTCGTTTTGCTGGTGGAGTTTTGTGGTTCTTATTTCCTGCGTTGCATCATACACAAAGTTACAAATTTGAGGTTAGGGGAAGTTTTCAGGCTCATAAGTAGAAGTAACAAAACCACAAAATCAAAACACTTTTACAAGTTAAAGTCCTGCATTTACTAAATAAACAATGACAGTAAAATTGACTTCCTTAAAGGCCAAAGAGTAAAAGTACTCCACCACTAACAGTAACCCCTGTTGGTGTAACATTACACAAGACTATTGTTACTGATGCATTATTGTCTAAACAGAATTGTTGTAGTGGTGTTCGAGGTGGAGCCAATTTTAACTACTCTACATGCTGCTCAGTAGTTTAATCTGATTTATgcttttaacatgtttttttattttacactgtCATAAAAGGCTTAGAACCCGACCATTTTATaattttacagtaaaaaatctgctgatatgagcctttcacagacatattggCATATGTATCTGCTCATATTTTTGCAGATATGAAAtcttattttaaagaataaacaaagcagaaaagatgtgcagttgtgtttacatgtgatgAGTACAAAGGGTTTTgttaaactgtatttatttacagtaaatcaTCAGTTCAGTAAATGTACTTATCTACATCATTATATTCGTCAGGGCAAAGAACGAGACGATCTTGCAGTGTTTGAAAGCGTTTTTATCAAAAGAGGGGTTGAGTAAAACGCTATGAAGAGCCATTATGAGACAACCGTAATATCTAATAGAGATGAAGCACAGTTGGCCTTGAAAGTAAATGTAATTAAGAGTAATTTCTGTGTTTAATAACTTACAGTCAGCTCGGGTCTTGTTCAGGTTGTAGTCAGATCTGAGTGAGCGGATGGTCTTGATCACAGTCATCACAAACTCCATGTTACGGTCGACCTCATCACTTTGCCAGCAGAACTACAAGGAATGAGATTAAAACGTTTGTATAATGGTGAATTTTAACACAAGCCT from the Limanda limanda chromosome 11, fLimLim1.1, whole genome shotgun sequence genome contains:
- the abhd16a gene encoding phosphatidylserine lipase ABHD16A encodes the protein MASWLWPLCVRGPRLQRIHRPPDQSRPEVRGRRGCNYQPRVLEKHTDSIIGWASALLSISYYSSPLLLCYLYKKGYICSSKVVPVSQYLGTVAVCLLGVACLRGLGRWKNSEYVQFISILKETKQNHTQTNKKKLRCYDFDFSHWPSDFSWTEVSNPKLSKAGVSLLKPEPRLRGAADSFFNSVRTLPCHIISYLIVHSFGRRMLYPGSVGLLQRAMRPMLQQGQAKLVEEFDGQRNKLVACDGNEIDTMFVDRRREGEPNSQTLVICCEGNAGFYEVGCMNTPLEGGYSVLGWNHPGFGGSTGVPLPQNEANAMDVVIQFATHELGFQLNDIVIYAWSIGGFAATWGVMSYPEIQSIVLDATFDDLLPLALKVMPNSWRPLVQHTVRQYMNLNNADQLLKYQGPVLLIRRTRDEIITTTGPEDVMSNRGNDLLLKLLQSRYPKIMTEEGIRAVRHWLGASNTIEEATVYSGYQVDDDWCVSVLQSYKADGDALFPWSVGEDMTLEGRRQLALFLARKHMRNFETTHCTPLPASEFHSPWRL